AAGGAGGCCCAGGCCGCCCACGCCGCGCAGCAGCAGCGGGTGGAAACGGCGGAGAAGAAGAAGCGCGAGAAGGAGCGCGAGCTGGACGCCCTGCAGGACCGCGTGGGCAAGCTCAAGGCCCGGACCTCCGAAATCAAGGACAACAAGACCTACCAGGCCCACCTGAAGGAGATAGAGGCCGCCGAGAAGGCCGCCTACGAGGTGGAGGACGGGATACTGGACCTCATGGAGGCCGTGGAGAGGGAAAACGCGGCCCTCGGGGAAAGGCTGGAGGTGCTGGAGAGGGAGAAGGCCGTCGTGGAGTCCAGGAAGCGGGAGCTTGACGAGGAGGTCGAGGTCGCCCGAGGAAAGCTCGACGCCCTGAGGGCGAAGCGCTCGCGGTACCGGGAGAGCCTGGAGGACGAGCTTTACGACGAGTACATGTTCCTCCTCAAGAGCCAGGGCGGC
The DNA window shown above is from Nitrospirota bacterium and carries:
- a CDS encoding C4-type zinc ribbon domain-containing protein → MNEQLKLLVELQKLDSEILSRARVIEDIPSRISHMQKGLKEAQAAHAAQQQRVETAEKKKREKERELDALQDRVGKLKARTSEIKDNKTYQAHLKEIEAAEKAAYEVEDGILDLMEAVERENAALGERLEVLEREKAVVESRKRELDEEVEVARGKLDALRAKRSRYRESLEDELYDEYMFLLKSQGGLAVTPAEDEICTGCNMNIMPQLFVEIKKNEDIIRCPQCRRILYYRSPEPQKAETPAAP